Within Syntrophorhabdaceae bacterium, the genomic segment TGAAAGAAGAAACAAGCAAGAATAAGGCAATCGACATGGCCGTTTCTCAAATTGAGAAACTTTTCGGAAAAGGCTCTATCATGAAACTTGGCGAAAAACCGCTGGAGGAGGTTCCCGTCGTTTCGACAGGTTCAATCTCCCTTGATATGGCGCTGGGGATTGGTGGTTTGCCGAGAGGAAGGGTGGTAGAGATCTATGGTCCTGAGGCATCCGGGAAGACGACCCTTGCGCTGCAGGTTCTTGCTGAGATCCAGAAGGCAGGCGGGGTTGCTGCCTTTATCGACGCTGAGCACGCCCTTGATGTCTTTTATGCACGGAAGATCGGCGTCAATACCGATGACCTCCTGATCTCCCAGCCCGATACGGGTGAGCAGGCCCTTGAGATCGTCGAGATACTTGTGAGAAGCAGCGCCGTTGAGGCCGTTGTTATTGATTCAGTGGCAGCCCTTGTCCCAAGGGCAGAGATCGAGGGGGAAATGGGGGACGCCCACATGGGGTTACAGGCAAGACTCATGTCACAGGCCCTGAGGAAGTTAACGGCAACGATCAGTAAATCAATGACGACAGTAATATTCATCAACCAGATACGGCAGAAGATAGGGATCATGTTTGGAAATCCCGAGACCACAACGGGCGGAAACGCGTTAAAGTTCTATGCCTCTGTTCGCCTTGATATCAGAAGGATCGCATCCATCAAAGACGGTCAGGAAGTTATAGGGAGCAGGACAAGGGTCAAGGTCGTGAAGAACAAGCTCGCGCCGCC encodes:
- the recA gene encoding recombinase RecA; amino-acid sequence: MKEETSKNKAIDMAVSQIEKLFGKGSIMKLGEKPLEEVPVVSTGSISLDMALGIGGLPRGRVVEIYGPEASGKTTLALQVLAEIQKAGGVAAFIDAEHALDVFYARKIGVNTDDLLISQPDTGEQALEIVEILVRSSAVEAVVIDSVAALVPRAEIEGEMGDAHMGLQARLMSQALRKLTATISKSMTTVIFINQIRQKIGIMFGNPETTTGGNALKFYASVRLDIRRIASIKDGQEVIGSRTRVKVVKNKLAPPFREVEFDIIFGEGISKEGDILDLAVDFNVVEKAGTWYSYGDSRIGQGRENAKEFLKNHPDVKKAIEEKILAIKKGES